Below is a window of Ctenopharyngodon idella isolate HZGC_01 chromosome 7, HZGC01, whole genome shotgun sequence DNA.
gtcttctgattggttcttctgtggacttagaggcttttgctgacaaCGGGAAGTGGTGTTTAACAGCTTCTGCCAACGAACTGGTATTTATGAATGGGCTGACGCTGGGATTTAGCGGATTTGAAGTTAAAGTATTTCATGACCGTATACCTACTGTGTGCAGAGAGCATTCGCTCAatatcattatctcattttttaatatgtatgtttttaatgtaaccttctcccttgaaatagctacatttgtcagttcaagaataatttatgcaattttatattatttatttgaaagaattaaaagagcagtttcataTCTATCTTTGTAATGTTCAACTGGTcgaggttgatatgggatttagaaagtaatttgtaaaaagtaatgtaatactATTAGTACAGTAAACTAATTACACCATTGAagatgtaattatatattataatgtattatatgtaaatatatatatattttagaccaTGATGACGCTTGAACTTTCCTTTGACCAAAAGAGGCGAATCCAGTCAGGAAGCTTAAATGGATCAACTCAATTTAGCAAATTAACACGGATTCAAACCACTAATCTGTTCGCAAgcatgtaaaaaaagaaaagaaaaaagtttgtgtttgtttatacatttacatttatttagcagAATCAACGTGCAAATTATGACTTTCTAAACACAACCATGTCAGTGACCTACTGAAATCGTGTCTATTCTAATCTCTTCTACAAATGACCTCCCTCCCGAAATTTCCCTCATATGCCTCGTCTTAAGCCAGAGATTGGTTAACTAGCGCTTTTATCCGAGCCCAATTAGCCTGCggtaaattaattattaaaaatccaTGGGGGTAACATATTTCTCTGAGAGTGAGCGCTGATACAAAAGGCCCATCACATGTACGCACACAGACCCTGTGACATTTATGATAAAACACAAATCCTTACAGTTACCCACAATCGCTCATCTGAATTCATAATCGGAAAACCCCCCACAGGTTTGAGCAGGATCTGAATCTCTGAAACGCAATTACTGAAACGCACGGTGATTTAGAGAGAAGACACAGAAACCTTCTGAACTGTTAGTAACCATTTGGGATCAAATTACCCAACCAGCGTCTTAACATAGTCAATTGTAAGATTTTTCCGACCCTAACTGACCACCACAGAACATCAATCAGAGATGTGTTTGCTCATCCAGAGAGGCTGGGTACCaaggacacacaaacacactttgtcttTCTTGTGTGTAAACAATGTATCAGGCAGTGTGAATGTCAGAAGGTGAAGGACGCTTCCCAGACAAGCTGGCTCACTAAGAAACACCATTAGTCTTTACTAAAAAAGCCCTCAAAAGTCCTACTTCATGTCTTTTCAGTCTCCAGCTACCATTTTTCATCTACGCACActtaattaattatacatactgaaattacattaaagtgtCCATGAACAAATACAATTTTTGCTTTATAGATTTTTTCCCCCGAAGCAGACAATTTCAAGGTGATCTTTGTGCTGGACTTGCATTTTCTTAAGCCTAACTCAAACTGACATTCATGGCTTAGAAGATATTGATTTCTGTACATTTAAGGATGAGCCCCGCTGTTCCTCCCTCGTCTCTCGATCCCTCTTTCCTCCCATCACTTCTCAACTCTTTCTTCGTTCCTCTGAAGGCTACACATGTTTCTAATTTCACATGGGGAGGAGAATGGCAGCGCCATCGTGAGAGGGCGAGAAAGAGTATAGCCATGACGGAGAGAGTGATGGGATATAGATAGGTGAATAAAACATTCTACAGGTGCAGGCCCTCATCTTCAAAGCACTGAGGAGCAGAGGTTCACTGATCCCTATTAAATATACAGCACTGCCAACAATGTAACCTTCGTACAGCTACTTTTAGTGAGAACAGCGCAGACTCCTGTAGCCTAGAGCAAAAACACACGGTGCAGATGTCTTGTAAGTTTGCATCTGCGTGAGCAGTTAAAGTCATACTGAATAGTGTATTTTCGAATCAAACACGAATATGGCGAcgctgtgtttgtgtatgtgggTGTACGTAAAGAAAACACACTTACATTACAGTGTTAATGCTACCTGTAACACAGTAAGAGAGTgtataatacaaataaacaagaccataatatgtaatttatagtGCTTAATATGTAGGCAGATTGTCCAGGAAGATTAATCTGCCAATATTTGGCTAGTTTGAGATTAAGAAGAACATGAGCCGCTACTTAATTTGACAGTTCATTGAAATGTCCATAGAAAAGACATTTTTCGATTGTTACTAAGTGAGTAAGCCAATAAAAGTGTCATGCACACTAGGCCACTGAAAAACCAATTTCAATCTACTAGTAATTGCTAATTATACATAGCATACTCACATCTAATGTCAACTGAACACGGACTGCAATGTATACTTTTAGCAAAACGCCATTTCCCTTTAATTGTGAGTGTTTACACTGTGAAATGAAGCGAATTCGGAGCATTTAAAGTGCACATAAAAACGTGAGAAAACCGGCGCCCACTGTTAATCGCTTTAAATCGACTTACATCGATTACAAGTGATTGAATCAGTTAAAAACGATTATCAGAGGTGCTGCTTCTCTCACTCCCAGGTAAAGGTCAAGCAGAAAACGCGCGGTCACGGTCAAGCCCCCCACCTGTGCGCGCACCCGCTTCAAATTAGGTCCCACAAACCCCTGCTAGATTAACACAAGCAACACCGACAAGAACCCTCATTAAGAGCGTCTGCCAGCGGCCACTGGGACAGAATAAACCCCCTCCATCCCCCCCAGCAGCATCTGTTGAAGCGCAGAGCCCGGTATATGCGCCACATGGACACATTAAAAACCTATTCGTCTTTCAAGAGCTCGTGGCACCACTAATAGCCCCTCATAACCCACATACCGATTTAGACCGGGCACACAAGTGCTCCCACAACGCCGGGTGTCCATTTAAACAAGCCCAGTAATGACAGAAGGgcgaaagaaagaaaagggtCTGCTCGGCCATAAATCGTCGTTTATGTGCCGGACACGCCGTTTGCATTGGTTTCTTTGGCTCCCCACTAAATTAATTCACAGTTGCTGGGTTGCAGAAACCTCCCCCTTATTTACTGATACATACTACGAGAAATCTAGCCGTGAATTGCCCACTATTCCTTCCTGCGGCATGGAAAACCGTGTCACCTCCGTGACTAGAGTAATAAATTTTGCAGTGTGAAATGCGACTGATTGACCATCTAAAGTTAACACTTGCGTGTAAAACTTTTCGCTTCAGGTGTCTCCTAGCTAACTAGTCCAGGGGAAGGTGTCGACTAAGAGTGAAAGCTTACACcttcttttgttttaattacTGTCATGACAGCAGAGAAGTTCCTAAATAGTCCACATTGCTTTGTCTTTGATACGGTTCTACcagtttacatttttaagtttcGTTTAAAGTGTGAGTTGTAGCTATCTTACACAGAGTTGACAACTATAAATAAAAGTCACAGATTCCATGTAAACATTTTACATGGCTGGTGTAAATATGTGTCACGAAACGTTAAAGTTTACACCTTGGCATTTTATCTTTTGTTTAACAAGCTGTATCGACAGAAGACTAAAAATAGTCCCGAGGATGTCTACACGTTCTCACAAGTTCAGCAAGAACATTTTCACAAAGGTTACATTGTTTAAGCGGCATTAAGACGGGAAAATACTTGGTGTTGAGCAACTAAAATTCATGCCAATCTAACTGGAGCGTATCTGAAGGAGAGGCAGTGAAATAGCGCAGCGTCAATAAACAGCGGTCACTGTCGTAAAATTCCTCAACACACACCGTCAATGAAATGTGGCATTTATTAGTCTGGCGACATTGATGCTCGTAACTTCTGCAGACTCGTGATTATCCACTAAGGGGCTTGTCGGCGTAATAGCGCTTAACAGCTTTCTCTCCCCCTGTGAGAGACATTTCAAAGCCGTCCTTCAACGATTTGTGCAAAAACACGAGGCGTTTGACTATCTCCAACGCAAAGCTCTTCTTAAATAAACGGGAATAAACGCCGTGCCCAATGCCTTTAGTTGCGGCTCTTACCTTTTGTTCAAGGAATTCCAGTAGATGGGCTCCATGTTGGTCGCCGTGATCCCGAGTAAATCCACTAAGAATATCAGCAGAATTCCCAATCCATTTTCACAGCCCAGACTCGCCATTTGAAATCCCGAATTCCTTCTATTTACTCCCATCAAAGCTGTGTGGGATACTCTCCCAGAGGATGGAGATCTCTGGACTCGGAACAAAGCGTATTTGGTTCAGGTGAATCCGTCAGTGTGATCAGGGACAACGTGTTTTGGGAGCCTGCATGGATATCTACTAAACACAGGAGAATAGATTAAACAAAGGTGCAGTCAATGTGGATTTAAGCAGAGAAttccacacacaaaaaaaacgtCTTTAGGGAAAAGTAGCTCGTGGATGAAACTCCCACAAATTCCCACAGCCGTTTTTCCTTGCAAAGAGTTTACTTTTCCAAAAATTCGTGATGCTTATTTCTTTTCCTCGGCGTTTAGGCTGGACCTATCTTTCCCATTCCCTTTTCACTTCCACTTGATTCTGTTTTTTCCCGACGAATTAGGACGGGAATGTGATGGTAGATGGATGATGGTTTGGGATGAGCTTTTCCTCGCCTCTTCAGAAGAACATGTTGATGCTGGACAGATCTCGCTGCTTCTCTTCTTCACCTCTAGTTCTCCTACTGGATTTTCCTGCTTGCCTCTGAGATTCCAGTAATTCCGCATACACAAATTAAATGTTGCAATCCAGATAATTAAcggaaataaaaacaaacagcaaaattaATGCAAATTAAAACCAAGTCAACAGAAATTTACAAATGTGTCGAGACTGACAAAATTATTGCCAGATTTTCCAGGGTGGAAAAATATTGCAATCCTTATTCATGGGTTTCGGTTGCAGGGTATTTGAGAATGTGCTCGGATGTGGCAAGTCATTAGATAGTTCATTTCTCGTCTGTCCTGCTTGGATTCTCTCGATGTGTCTCTCTCACTGGCTGCAAATCCGACTAGTGAGACTTGTTCCTAACGCTCGGCGCACACTGACAGACTGAGTTgtttgagaaagagagagaaagagagagcgcgcgAGCGAGCGAGAGAGGCAGAGGGAGGGGGAAAGGGGAGGTGTGCGCGCTCGAATAAGAAAAATCCCATCTTCCGGCTGGAGTGCGCACTAACGGAGCGGATTTTTCTTTGGGGGATTTGTTTTTTCCGCATGTAGAGGTGCTATTAAATCACGCCAGTCACAAACACATCCATATACCATGCATTGCAAACATATTTCCCAGTGCTCACGTAAAGGATTCTctatattcataaataaataatagtagtCTCTGAGCACGTACATTTTGTGACTGCTTCTTTTCCGTTTGATATGATGATCGTGATCCCTGGCACCCGATCAACGCTGTGCATTCAGAAGCGACGGCTTACGGAGTTACAGCGCCCCCAGTGCATTCGCTGGTAACGGTgcatgtaataacatttcatgCTGGTGGTAACGACACTAATGACAAGCTTAGTAAGATATGCAGCCGATAAAGAgcttgtttaataaatatctctACCGTCCAGTTGAATCTGGAATGATTTTCAACGTTCTgcgtatgtaaaaaaaaaaaatctgcaattaATTGTGTTTGTATGCCTGTCTATTACATCTGAAAACAACAGTTAAGAAGTGTACTATGAACTAAGCGCTGCTGATGGGACCCAAGGCGTCTGGACGGAGGACTAAAGCCTTGCCTACACTGACACCCAGTGGTAAAGTAATGGTACTACAATCCACTCACGCATGCTGGGCAGCcacatacatttatgtagcCTAATTAATAACGTAATGAacttatatttaatcaaaagacttgaaaaaattacatttaaagaagAGTAGTTTgtaaataaaaggcattttaacGTCTAGTAAACAGGGTAAATGTTAGATTTTCTTGGCGTATAGCAACAGTTAGCAACAGCAACAATACGTTTTATGTTGTATGTTTTCCTGTTATATTTGTGCATATAGAACGTTGATTCGAAAAAAAGAGGAcaaaaggtaaacatttattttttcatacaacaattttgtgtgaaaaattGATGTTTAGTATACTGGATATTTGGATTCAGTGAGTAACACCAGATACATTGCGtgttaatataataaaagtaggattaacaataacaatgtaAGCTGCTTCAGgaaattattacatatttaatatgttgttCATCAGCATTGTCAATCacaatgtaatgtaaaaaaaaaaaaaaaaaaaaaagactaattagggtattaaatatgcataattatttataaatatttgatcGGATAAACCTGTTAGTTCAACAGAGAACTTTTATCatgcaattgcaaaaaaaatatatatgaaaatgtttatcgtaacattttttgtgcttaagtacactttttatATACTGGGAATAACAGGAATtacaggaatatatatatatattttttttttttctatttaatgtTAACATGTTTCATAACTAAAAATTGTTTGTAAAATTTTTCATCTTGGGACCAAGGTGGATAAATGTATAAAGGAAAGTATATAAAAGTTTTCGTAATTTCTTTAAGCTTTTGTAGTTTAAGCACAAATATTGCTATAGTTTCTAGAAAACAATgcttaaaatgattttagatCAGTGTGAGAACACTTCCATCTCAAGATGACAGTTAAGGGGTGATCTCATCAGTCTGTGTCGCAGTGTCCATGAGCCCTGGCTCTCTCCCCAGTCTGCGGAGTTTTAAGAGGTAATCAGAGTGGAGGGAGGAGTCAGTCAGGTCCACAAACTGCCTGTAGCTGGCCTGCACCTTCTGAAAGAGAAATGGAAGCACATGAACATGCTGATTTCATTTCGACAGATGCAGTTAGTTAGACAGGTGGATTCATCATAATGACCAAAGATGGAAACGTCCTCAAGCAAAAGGTCAAATGCCAACACTGTTGTCTCTTAAGACAGGGAGGGAGGAACCAGGCCTGATTCCAGAATCAAATTACTGAGGGTGCTTCTGAAATTAGTGAGGTCACTCTAGTCAAGTGCAGATGTAATGTGTAAGCAACGGCTCCACCATAACAAGAAAAGCAGTGAGACATTTAAGATTATTTACAAGtcattacatttacaaaaaacaaaacaaaaaactaactACTACTAATCTATTAGCCTGTATTTACATTGCTTAATGCGTatctattttgacatatttttgtccTGTGCTATGGTTATCATCAATTAGCCCTATTGCAATTTCAAGAATGAATGTAGATGTATTTAGATGTCACTTCTGACACTTTGTAGCATGCTGGTCGTCGATCCTTAGGCAGCAtgaaaaaccaaacttttattacAATTCTGAATGAATTACATAGCCAAAAAACGTGCTAAGAccactccctttataatcactaaaaagctgtcactcatctcagtTCATCGCAATCTCACTAAGTTACGTTATATTCACTGGAGCTGACTGCACAATTAATCTCTTAAATTGTGTCTTTGTTTATTAATGAGAGGATTCGCGAGCTTTCTGAACAAAAATACTCTGGCGTTTTGACCGATGAGTGGATTCTGATTAAATGAAACACCCCTGATTGGCCACTGCGTTCAAGAGATCAAAAAGAGatcatgtctgtgattggctacattgctcaccgctgcaaaaacacattgtagaTAGAAACATTTGACGTTCTCCAGATCGCAAACACAAATATGCACTGGAGCGTTTGCCAAATGCATTTCTTCAATatgatattattacagtatcaactgagggtgctctttcttttgtttgatGCTTTATCGCGCAATTCTGTTTTTCGTTTCTGCCAtggaacaattaaaaaaaactaactgcacctttttatctcacaattctgaatttatatctcacaatttttatctcacaattgtgagaaaaaaagttgcaattacctttttttattccatggtggaaacaagcttactaatgcacagatcatgGGGGAAACAAACTAagcttaactctttccccgccagcatttttcttttgtaaagttGCCAGTCAGTaccagcatttttttataattttcacaaaaatttcagcccccagaatatttggctttatgaatatctgaacatgtaaTAAATCAAAAGAATAGACTCTCTACTTTTAAACAACACCAAAAATATTtgattctagcttcatgcattactttttttttttatcaacacttgaatgggactaagtttcataaaaaaacaacattttgaacaaaaaactgagaaaactgtgtttttatCAAAGACTATGTCTGATCAGATTGATGATCGAAACATAGACGGAGTAGATTGCTTCCATCAACACCCTCAAAGTTGGCAAAGTTCACCTCTTTCTGAGTCGATATTTAATTtggtaacgttaggcagttttgatttatatgctgttgaatgtttgatgatcacattattttatatgtgcataagcaatgcttctatcacttgtttctgcttcttcgcctgtgttttgattcagagattctgtactctttcagaagatcaCTGGCGGGGAAGCGTTGTGTCAAAATTGACGGAAAATTACGTTAATGGTGAGGAAAGAGTTCATAATAACCAAAGTCAGAGGACGTTCTGGCTCAGGAAGAGACTGTTCTGTTATTCCGTCATTTTTGTTGCAGGGTGTTGCAGATGCTGGATTTGAGTAGGTCCCATTTTAGAGCTGTTCATTTATTCATGATGACCTCATTACAGGGGCTGACCTTAAACTCTGCTTCATACTGAATGCGCTCCCTGCAGGCCTGCTCCAGACTGTCTTGCAGCTGCTGTAGCCTGgaacacacacgcacagtcATGCACGACTTCGAAacattattaaaagaaaaaagaaagagtgCTGGAGAGGCAGTGTTGATGACGACCGAAACAAAATCTATATATTCCAGGATTCATGTAGAAAAGGTAGAAGGCAGAAAGATACAGAGAGAGAAATTGATGAAATTTACAAAAGgtgagagggagaaagagaataGCTGAGATGCATCACAACAGGAATCTAGGCTCAGCAGGAGGAGTGTTTCATGTGTATTTTTGCCTGTTTTGTAGCTCAGATATCTCTTCTTCATGTCTGTCCTGTAGGAcctgtttctctttttctgCCTTCATGTCACACTCTTCACGAACACTTCTCTCGACGTCCTGCACACACCTCCTCACACACTCCTGAGAGACAGAGGAAGGCAATAAGCAGAGTGACTCACGATTCTCtgaaatacttgattctgattggtcagattttAAACTGGGCAGATTTTGTTTCTTTAACTATTTACAGTTAGTATATCAAATCAGTAGTTAGTCAGTTAATCAGTAGTTAAATTATAATCAATTGTTAATGGAAGCAAATACTTAAAACTAGCACTTTTCTTAATGATTTGTCTGACTTGCTTACAAAAGAACCTGATGCAAATTTTCACTTTGCACATCATTCAACCACACAGTGTTGCTATTTGTTGTCTGTAAAGGTTatatttagtttcattgtgttttagtTTGGTTTTCCCCGTTCCCATTTGCCTGAGTtctagtttttgtttatttccatTGTTTCTAATTGAGTTACACACATGTTGATTATCTtcccttgtgtatttaagcccttggTTTTGCTCAGTTCCTTGTCCtgtgttaaaggaatagttcatccaaaaatctaaattatcccataatttatcccataattcaccctcaagccatcctaggtgtatatgactttcttctttcagccaaacacagcctgagttatattaaataatatcctgactcttcccagctttgtaatggcattaaATATTGTCTGAggtttgaagctccaaaaagcgcatccattcatcataaaagtaatccatacgactccagttgGTTAATAtatgccttctgaagcgaaacagtaggtttttgtaagaaaaatatccatatttaaaacattataaactgtatagaccaggggtgtccaaacacagtcctgcagagtttagctccaacttgcctcaacacacctgcctgaaagtttctagtatgcctaattagaccttgattagctggttcaggtgtgtttaattggggttggagctaaactctgcaggacagtggccctccgagtttggacacccctggtataGACAAACGGAAACGCAGGGGATAGATCAAAACAAAATGcaggtcatgaattagaagtctaaaacgaggaTTTCTATGTAAGAGGAGTTAAGTCCTACATCATACATTGGGTCGAGGGAACCAGTGGAAAATTAAACGTGCAGCACTTTATTGCCCCAAATAACATAATAGACATGTTTTGACATGTTTACTTCCAAAACAAGACATTATTTAGTGCTCTTATGAAGCTGACCTCAAGGTAGATCACCACAATGTAGGTTTATCTGGTTTAATATTGTGGGAACCAAATGTCCAATTATAAGATAGACAAACAAAGACCAAAACATACAAACCTGAGTCTCTTCTCGTACAGTCTGTATTATTGTCTCTCTGGTCTCCTCTGCCTCTTTGTGCAGCTGTTCTCGCAGCTTCCTGCAGGCCTTCCCTACGGCTTGGACCTTCTCTTCCTCCATCTGAGCCCTCAGGCCTTCACAATGAGCTCTGAACTGGGCCTGCAGCTCGACCTGCAGCTCTCGCCTCATTTCAGCCTCCAGCCTGTCCCTCGCTCGCAGGGCCTCTCGAAAGCGGGCCTGCAGACTCTGGGGAAGACGTGAAGGAGATGAAATAAAGACAAGAAGAAAACAGAGGAAGAGGGATAAAAGCGAATGGGGAGGACAGAGAAGGATGaattgaaaaagagagagaaggtCAGATGATGAAGATGTTGGCGTGAAAGCGGAAAGTGGGAGATAGAGAGGTAAACAGAACACAAGGAGACAGAGGGCGTTAGGgaaggagagaaagaaagggaTGGATGATCAGTGTTGGCAGGGCAACTGCACTGAGCTTTTGAAGAGGAGAGTCGTCTATGGGTTTGGCTGCTGCTTGCTTTCCCTGGAGAGCAATTACACAAGCAATTACACCCTATTACAAAAGCTCTTCTCATTTCTCTGACACAATGGCAAAGATTTGACTGCTACTGGCATTGGAGTAGCAACCGGATCATTCATTAAATCTGACGCTCGGATGCAGCGAGGAGAGAAGTTAAGGATTATGCTGCTGCTGGACAGGGAAAAAGAAGTTGAATTAGAAGCTGACTCTTTTTATCAGAAAGTTTTAATCAAGTCCTAATAAAATCTCTCCAGACTGCTCCCCTGGAGACTGAAATATGGCTTTCTGAATTCCAGGAGACACAGTGTTACAGTCTAATATGTCtgtattaattactttttcaaCATGGTTCACTTGAGGATTACAAATATTCACCTCCTCTTGGAGTCTAAGGGCAGTACGTTTCTCCTCCTCTGCCAACTGCTTAAATTCCTCCATGGCGGGGGCGTCGGGCTGCTCCAGTCCAATTGCAGGTCGTGAATTGAATGAGTTTGGAGCCAATTTTAGGTGGTTGTCGGTTCTAGCGTTGGGAGATGACCACGGACACAACTGTTCTCCTAGTTCTGAAAGAAGAAGTGGTTTTAGCATGAGAGTCAGTGGTTGCAACAGGTGGCAACTGATCACAAtcgtaaaaaaatatatatggctTTTAAATACGTATTATAAATGGAAGATCTTATGCATGCTTCATAAGGAAGTGTCTCAGATGCACATAGGAAAGAAAAACCATAAATGTTATCTCTAATATCTCTCTCGTTTATTCTGGACACTGACAAGATTTAATGGAGAGCAAATGAAAACTTTGGTTTAAGTGTTTCCACATGTTTCTCCTGTGGAAAAAGACCCACATGACTCTTTCTTGAGTTTCAGATGAGAAACGTCTCGAACTGTGCTCATATTTGCCAAGATACCCAAGTCTGTAATGTAAAGAGATTTTTCCAAATATCTCTCATTAAATTCTTCCAAAACTAAAGTATCTGAGAAATGTTGTTCATATTCGTATTTACAGTTCTATTCTTAATGTCAACAGGTGTCTTATTTGTgtctactttttatttatcctAACACCGTTTCTAAACCAGATGCAACTGTTGTCGCTAGAAGCAGTCCACACTGGACAAAACAAccattgcaaatccatttgtccttCATATCAGAAGTAGCGCAAGCGCTTGCAGTACATCAGAAATAGAACTGGCTATCAGTTTCCTGTCAAGAGATTTGTTGTGTCGCattgcatccagtgtagacagcatcactgattacaatgggttctatttgcaTTTGTCGTTTTGTCGCACCCCTTGTGTCTAGTGTGTAGACATGGTGTAAGAAATTTCTGGAGAAACATCTAATAACACACATGAAACATAACCAAGATCTCCATTAGCTTgagatagttcaccaaaaatgaaaattctgtcagtttactcaccgtcatgtcattccaaacctgtatgacttattttcttctgtgaaatacaaaagacatttttcaaatgtcATGTAGTTATTTTGTTGAACGaaagtaatacaggtttggaacaacataagcctgagtaaatcatgacaatgttcatttttggatgaaatgtTCTTTTGAGACTTTGGGTGTAATATACCTTTGCAACTTCTAAGCAAGTATATTTTGTTTCTCACAAATACATATTCATTCTTTTTGTGCATGACCTCTCTTCCTACATTTCTCTGTTTATTGGACAAAAGTCCAGTAGCAGACACTGCGGTAGTAAATGCCAAAATCATTAGTCTGGACGTGGGAAGGTTGATGGCACTGATTGCTGTGTGTTTTGCTCTAGTTGTCTGAGGCAGAGAGAATGTTCTGTGCTGCCCTTCGGCATGAATTCAGATTACACTACTGGAGAAGAACCTAGATGTGACCTGGTATGCACTAATGAAGGCTTGAAGAGAGAGTATATTTCTGTGGTATTAAGGCTACACTCacccagaatgtgtgtgtggagcACTCTCTGTGTGCTCAGAGTCGTCCTGTTCACCATCTTCTCGAGAGACCTTGTGTCCCACATTTTGCCTCCACAAACACTGCACCTTGGTCCACAGCAGCATCAGAGACTGGCTCttaaaaactcacaatttcCTGCCCTCCACCATGTCTCATTCTCTTTCGGGATTTGTCTTTTCTCTCAGCCTTTGACTTGATGATGGTCGCTTAGCAACATggacaacaaaacaacagactGCGCTGCTTAGCATTCAAGAATGATTTGATCCAAGAGATTTCAGACAAGATGCCTgccagcgtgtgtgtgtatgtgtgtgcgtttgatTGTGTGGAAGTGTTTTATGAGCAGCCTCCCACTGCGCTAGTCATTTGAGATGTTTTGCTTCAGGGTTCATGCTCATTTGTGGGTCACATTTTGTGCAATATAAAGAGCCCAAAATGGAATATAATGCTCAAAATGGAACCtaacagatattttgaagtCAAAACTTGTAAGAAGATGTAacagaaatattctaatatagtaaatcaaatcaaaaaacaaatgcaaaaactgaaacattacatattttaatttaaattaaaatagaataaaacaacaacagatttttacattttctaaaaacaatATGACTGGTGCTTGCACATGCAAAAGTTGGTG
It encodes the following:
- the si:dkey-111f13.5 gene encoding centrosomal protein of 131 kDa isoform X2, which gives rise to MEEFKQLAEEEKRTALRLQEESLQARFREALRARDRLEAEMRRELQVELQAQFRAHCEGLRAQMEEEKVQAVGKACRKLREQLHKEAEETRETIIQTVREETQECVRRCVQDVERSVREECDMKAEKEKQVLQDRHEEEISELQNRLQQLQDSLEQACRERIQYEAEFKKVQASYRQFVDLTDSSLHSDYLLKLRRLGREPGLMDTATQTDEITP
- the si:dkey-111f13.5 gene encoding centrosomal protein of 131 kDa isoform X1; the encoded protein is MWDTRSLEKMVNRTTLSTQRVLHTHILELGEQLCPWSSPNARTDNHLKLAPNSFNSRPAIGLEQPDAPAMEEFKQLAEEEKRTALRLQEESLQARFREALRARDRLEAEMRRELQVELQAQFRAHCEGLRAQMEEEKVQAVGKACRKLREQLHKEAEETRETIIQTVREETQECVRRCVQDVERSVREECDMKAEKEKQVLQDRHEEEISELQNRLQQLQDSLEQACRERIQYEAEFKKVQASYRQFVDLTDSSLHSDYLLKLRRLGREPGLMDTATQTDEITP